One genomic segment of Tripterygium wilfordii isolate XIE 37 chromosome 9, ASM1340144v1, whole genome shotgun sequence includes these proteins:
- the LOC120004742 gene encoding uncharacterized protein LOC120004742 isoform X2, producing the protein MIPKCEEYNDRLKEAASVTKKKENDNDILPLNFSGRSQLSTVSSMSESPAPNFVYVRRKQQGNSSCNFPTQTYAKAKRAVDCPSVVSSSAPSLAVEEQPVDSLNELQTLAVGVAVMPPPVCNVEPNDLKSETINGFSFVERGSDESAKSVLQKIVDVDSANDSCSSSKSAMELVEDSMNTKADDGGECSSSSVTFNEVCAEGMSARDLCIAVLRSQGFLRAVKSTRTHASADGLVGSSDSSCSRSCKMCGNSGTTLKLLICDTCEEAYHLSCCKPPIKEIPEDDEWFCQLCLKNKSMKETISRKFSNIIRGGDRNKNAWDEDESNPIALMLKETDPYRTSVRVGKGFQAEVPEWLGPSNNGIDAFDELLLTGPSNYSSSPELNTDKCLKKGPIGNWLQCREVIYGVAEEGNEVICGKWRRAPLFEVQTDNWECFCAFLWDPIHADCAVPQELETDEVLKQLKYVETVRHRLAAKRRKLNRANRGSSVDAGGDARTGR; encoded by the exons atgattccaaaatgtgaaGAATACAATGATAGACTCAAAGAAGCTGCCTCAGtcacaaagaaaaaagagaacgATAATGATATACTCCCCTTAAATTTTTCTGGACGTTCTCAGCTATCTACTGTCAGTTCAATGTCCGAAAGTCCTGCACCTAATTTTGTATATGTAAGAAGAAAGCAACAAGGAAATTCTTCATGCAATTTCCCCACACAGACTTATGCAAAAGCAAAGAGAGCTGTTGATTGTCCTTCTGTTGTGAGTTCCAGTGCTCCTTCATTGGCAGTGGAGGAACAACCTGTAGATTCTCTGAATGAGCTTCAAACTCTAGCTGTTGGAGTTGCTGTGATGCCTCCTCCTGTATGCAATGTTGAGCCCAATGATTTAAAGTCAGAAACTATAAATGGATTTTCATTTGTAGAACGTGGTTCTGATGAATCTGCAAAAAGCGTCTTACAAAAGATTGTAGACGTTGATAGTGCAAATGATAGCTGCTCGTCATCAAAGTCTGCTATGGAACTTGTCGAAGATTCCATGAATACTAAAGCAGATGACGGAGGGGAGTGCTCCTCCTCAAGTGTGACATTCAACGAGGTCTGTGCAGAAGGTATGTCAGCAAGGGATTTATGTATCGCTGTTCTTAGAAGCCAGGGCTTCCTCAGGGCAGTCAAATCTACTAGAACTCATGCTTCTGCTGATGGTCTTGTGGGTAGTAGTGATAGCAGCTGCTCTCGATCATGCAAAATGTGTGGTAATTCAGGAACAACCCTGAAGCTTCTAATTTGTGATACTTGTGAAGAGGCATATCATCTTTCTTGCTGCAAGCCCCCTATAAAAGAAATTCCAGAAGATGATGAATGGTTTTGTCAATTGtgtttgaaaaacaagtccatgAAGGAGACAATTTCCAGGAAATTTTCAAATATCATCCGTGGAGGGGACAGAAATAAGAATGCATGGGATGAAGATGAATCAAATCCTATAGCATTAATGTTGAAAGAAACAGACCCATATAGAACTAGTGTTCGAGTTGGCAAAGGTTTTCAAGCAGAAGTTCCTGAGTGGTTGGGTCCAAGTAATAA TGGTATTGATGCATTTGATGAACTACTGCTGACAGGACCGTCAAATTATAGTAGTTCACCT GAGTTGAACACCGACAAATGCCTTAAGAAAGGCCCTATAGGTAACTGGCTTCAATGTAGAGAGGTTATATATGGTGTTGCAGAAGAAGGCAATGAAGTTATCTGTGGGAAGTGGCGCAG GGCTCCACTTTTTGAAGTCCAAACTGATAATTGGGAGtgcttttgtgcttttctttggGATCCAATCCATGCTGATTGCGCCGTACCTCAG GAGCTAGAAACAGATGAAGTTTTGAAGCAACTAAAGTATGTTGAGACG GTGAGACATCGGTTAGCTGCTAAACGGCGAAAGTTGAATCGTGCAAACAGAGGCAGTTCAGTAGATGCTGGAGGCGATGCCAGAACCGGACGGTAG
- the LOC120004748 gene encoding protein At-4/1-like, whose translation MAAITEQELDSLLSSFDQIYEDFKSGVSEIQFLRLSCNAATKEREALEVICNSLKQENEQLKIFYTDSLKHLVDQFEWRTQRQSLKEELKKVNEEHIDKEARRKKKRERDPPQELQLLSNFLPFGVQQYWKLQLLWIKHKPRWDFL comes from the exons atggCGGCAATTACTGAGCAAGAATTGGATTCCCTTCTCTCCAGTTTCGATCAGATCTACGAG GATTTCAAGAGTGGCGTCTCCGAGATCCAATTTTTGAGATTGAGTTGTAATGCAGCAACTAAAGAGAGAGAAGCTCTCGAGGTCATTTGTAATAGCCTCAAACAAG AGAATGAGCAGCTGAAAATATTTTACACAGATTCTTTAAAGCATCTGGTTGATCAG TTTGAATGGCGTACCCAACGTCAGAGCTTGAAAGAAGAACTGAAGAAAGTCAATGAGGAACATATCGATAAAGAAGCT agaaggaaaaaaaagagagagagggaccCACCTCAAGAACTTCAATTGTTGTccaattttcttccttttgggGTTCAACAATACTGGAAGCTCCAGCTCTTGTGGATCAAACACAAACCCAGATGGGATTTTCTTTAG
- the LOC120004746 gene encoding loganic acid O-methyltransferase-like: MDMESTTIRATMNGGDGQYSYTRNSGGQRRAWELLKDLIVEEIAQNLDVIKLFSSSSSRVFRIADFGCSVGPNTFIAVQNILDSVKNKYQSQEEVDFQVFFNDKISNDFNTLFKNLPLDRQYFVAAVPGFFQDRLFPKSYLHFVHCSYSLQWLSNVPKEVLDKDSPAYNKGKVFYSTAANEVYEAYEAQFAKDITSFLNARAEELVHGGFMALLIPCLPDGIPRSQCELEASFDLLGASLIDMVKEGIVSEALVDSFNLPCYNATSQELKGLIEKNACFSIERMETIIRREFFDASNIQYLMLHFRAVWEGLLSEHFGYDIIDDLFDRFAKKILDSAMFSESSRYKRIAELLIILKRNDA, encoded by the exons ATGGACATGGAGAGTACTACTATACGAGCTACTATGAACGGAGGAGATGGACAGTACAGCTACACCCGCAATTCGGGAGGGCAG AGAAGAGCATGGGAGCTGCTGAAGGACTTGATTGTCGAAGAGATCGCTCAAAACCTTGATGTGATTAAactcttttcatcttcttcttcaagagtATTCAGGATTGCTGATTTTGGATGTTCTGTTGGGCCTAACACATTCATTGCAGTGCAAAACATCTTGGATTCTGTTAAAAACAAATACCAATCTCAAGAAGAAGTTGATTTTCAAGTGTTTTTCAATGACAAAATCTCTAATGATTTCAATACTCTTTTCAAGAATCTTCCTTTGGATAGGCAATATTTTGTTGCTGCTGTGCCTGGTTTTTTTCAAGATCGATTGTTCCCCAAAAGTTATCTCCATTTCGTCCACTGCTCGTATTCTCTTCAATGGCTCTCAAATGTCCCCAAAGAGGTACTAGACAAAGACTCTCCCGCATACAATAAGGGGAAAGTCTTCTATTCAACTGCCGCAAACGAAGTTTATGAGGCCTATGAAGCTCAGTTTGCAAAGGACATCACATCTTTTCTAAATGCCAGGGCAGAAGAGCTTGTCCATGGAGGGTTCATGGCCCTTTTGATACCATGCCTTCCAGATGGTATTCCTCGTTCGCAGTGCGAGCTTGAGGCATCTTTTGATTTACTTGGAGCCAGCCTCATAGACATGGTCAAAGAG GGTATAGTTAGTGAAGCTTTGGTGGACTCCTTCAACTTGCCCTGTTACAATGCAACTTCACAAGAATTGAAGGGTTTAATAGAGAAAAATGCTTGTTTTAGCATTGAGAGAATGGAAACAATAATCCGGCGTGAATTTTTCGATGCGTCGAACATACAATACTTAATGTTGCACTTCAGAGCTGTTTGGGAAGGTTTACTCAGTGAGCACTTCGGATATGATATTATTGACGACCTATTTGATCGGTTTGCCAAGAAAATCCTGGACTCTGCCATGTTTTCAGAGTCATCAAGGTACAAGAGAATTGCTGAGTTGTTAATCATTCTCAAGCGAAATGATGCCTGA
- the LOC120004747 gene encoding transcription factor bHLH35-like, whose amino-acid sequence MEYGEEFNTYFNLETKMFFQNEEIDSWAIDEAISEYCDLSSLDGGGSVASKNLVSERNRRKKLNERLFALRAVVPNISKMDKASTIKDAIDYIQELHEQERIIQAEILQLKSEKLKKIPSGFVFDPQELELPVLMNPKRKKIGQQSNDYGGSGDSPIEVLEYRVVYMGEKTLLVSLTCIKRTDTMVEICKMFESLRLKIITANITTISGKLLKTVFVEADDEEKDVLKIKIETTIAALSDPQSPMSM is encoded by the exons ATGGAATATGGTGAGGAATTCAACACCTATTTCAATTTGGAGACCAAAATGTTCTTCCAAAATGAAGAGATTGATAG CTGGGCAATCGATGAGGCGATTTCGGAGTACTGCGATTTGAGTTCGCTGGACGGAGGAGGATCGGTGGCATCAAAGAACTTAGTCTCAGAGAGGAATAGGAGGAAGAAGCTCAATGAAAGGCTGTTTGCACTTAGAGCTGTGGTCCCTAACATTAGCAAG ATGGACAAGGCATCAACAATTAAAGATGCAATTGATTACATCCAAGAATTGCATGAGCAAGAGAGGATAATCCAAGCTGAGATTCTTCAACTCAAAtctgaaaaattaaagaaaatcccATCTGGGTTTGTGTTTGATCCACAAGAGCTGGAGCTTCCAGTATTGATGAACcccaaaaggaagaaaattggACAACAATCCAATGACTATGGAGGGTCCGGAGATTCCCCAATTGAAGTTCTTGAG TATAGAGTTGTGTACATGGGAGAGAAGACACTGTTAGTGAGCTTGACATGTATCAAAAGAACAGACACCATGGTTGAGATATGTAAAATGTTTGAGTCTCTGAGGCTCAAAATCATTACTGCCAATATAACCACCATCTCAGGCAAGCTTTTGAAGACAGTCTTCGTTGAG gcAGATGATGAGGAGAAAGATGTTTTGAAGATAAAAATAGAGACAACAATTGCAGCTCTAAGTGATCCACAGAGTCCTATGAGCATGTAA
- the LOC120004742 gene encoding uncharacterized protein LOC120004742 isoform X1, producing MLIQSSLPSSIEAALFNVSNLGKKDLICNWMPGAETWQMIPKCEEYNDRLKEAASVTKKKENDNDILPLNFSGRSQLSTVSSMSESPAPNFVYVRRKQQGNSSCNFPTQTYAKAKRAVDCPSVVSSSAPSLAVEEQPVDSLNELQTLAVGVAVMPPPVCNVEPNDLKSETINGFSFVERGSDESAKSVLQKIVDVDSANDSCSSSKSAMELVEDSMNTKADDGGECSSSSVTFNEVCAEGMSARDLCIAVLRSQGFLRAVKSTRTHASADGLVGSSDSSCSRSCKMCGNSGTTLKLLICDTCEEAYHLSCCKPPIKEIPEDDEWFCQLCLKNKSMKETISRKFSNIIRGGDRNKNAWDEDESNPIALMLKETDPYRTSVRVGKGFQAEVPEWLGPSNNGIDAFDELLLTGPSNYSSSPELNTDKCLKKGPIGNWLQCREVIYGVAEEGNEVICGKWRRAPLFEVQTDNWECFCAFLWDPIHADCAVPQELETDEVLKQLKYVETVRHRLAAKRRKLNRANRGSSVDAGGDARTGR from the exons ATGTTGATACAGAGTTCTCTTCCCAGTTCAATTGAAGCTGCTCTATTTAATGTATCTAATCTAGGAAAAAAAGATCTTATATGTAATTGGATGCCTGGTGCTGAAACTTGGcagatgattccaaaatgtgaaGAATACAATGATAGACTCAAAGAAGCTGCCTCAGtcacaaagaaaaaagagaacgATAATGATATACTCCCCTTAAATTTTTCTGGACGTTCTCAGCTATCTACTGTCAGTTCAATGTCCGAAAGTCCTGCACCTAATTTTGTATATGTAAGAAGAAAGCAACAAGGAAATTCTTCATGCAATTTCCCCACACAGACTTATGCAAAAGCAAAGAGAGCTGTTGATTGTCCTTCTGTTGTGAGTTCCAGTGCTCCTTCATTGGCAGTGGAGGAACAACCTGTAGATTCTCTGAATGAGCTTCAAACTCTAGCTGTTGGAGTTGCTGTGATGCCTCCTCCTGTATGCAATGTTGAGCCCAATGATTTAAAGTCAGAAACTATAAATGGATTTTCATTTGTAGAACGTGGTTCTGATGAATCTGCAAAAAGCGTCTTACAAAAGATTGTAGACGTTGATAGTGCAAATGATAGCTGCTCGTCATCAAAGTCTGCTATGGAACTTGTCGAAGATTCCATGAATACTAAAGCAGATGACGGAGGGGAGTGCTCCTCCTCAAGTGTGACATTCAACGAGGTCTGTGCAGAAGGTATGTCAGCAAGGGATTTATGTATCGCTGTTCTTAGAAGCCAGGGCTTCCTCAGGGCAGTCAAATCTACTAGAACTCATGCTTCTGCTGATGGTCTTGTGGGTAGTAGTGATAGCAGCTGCTCTCGATCATGCAAAATGTGTGGTAATTCAGGAACAACCCTGAAGCTTCTAATTTGTGATACTTGTGAAGAGGCATATCATCTTTCTTGCTGCAAGCCCCCTATAAAAGAAATTCCAGAAGATGATGAATGGTTTTGTCAATTGtgtttgaaaaacaagtccatgAAGGAGACAATTTCCAGGAAATTTTCAAATATCATCCGTGGAGGGGACAGAAATAAGAATGCATGGGATGAAGATGAATCAAATCCTATAGCATTAATGTTGAAAGAAACAGACCCATATAGAACTAGTGTTCGAGTTGGCAAAGGTTTTCAAGCAGAAGTTCCTGAGTGGTTGGGTCCAAGTAATAA TGGTATTGATGCATTTGATGAACTACTGCTGACAGGACCGTCAAATTATAGTAGTTCACCT GAGTTGAACACCGACAAATGCCTTAAGAAAGGCCCTATAGGTAACTGGCTTCAATGTAGAGAGGTTATATATGGTGTTGCAGAAGAAGGCAATGAAGTTATCTGTGGGAAGTGGCGCAG GGCTCCACTTTTTGAAGTCCAAACTGATAATTGGGAGtgcttttgtgcttttctttggGATCCAATCCATGCTGATTGCGCCGTACCTCAG GAGCTAGAAACAGATGAAGTTTTGAAGCAACTAAAGTATGTTGAGACG GTGAGACATCGGTTAGCTGCTAAACGGCGAAAGTTGAATCGTGCAAACAGAGGCAGTTCAGTAGATGCTGGAGGCGATGCCAGAACCGGACGGTAG